Proteins encoded together in one Pseudomonadota bacterium window:
- a CDS encoding BrnT family toxin, translating into MFSWDLAKAAINLLKHKVSFMEACSVFEDTQALEGLDIRHSEKEERRFIIGGSDKARTLTVIFTVRRHQNGNETIRIISARQTSRKERKAYAGQRN; encoded by the coding sequence ATGTTCTCATGGGACTTAGCAAAAGCTGCCATTAACCTCCTAAAGCATAAGGTGTCGTTCATGGAGGCCTGCTCGGTATTTGAAGATACGCAGGCTCTTGAGGGGCTTGACATAAGACACTCCGAGAAAGAGGAGAGGCGGTTTATTATAGGTGGATCAGACAAGGCTCGGACCTTAACCGTAATATTTACAGTTCGGAGACATCAGAATGGCAACGAAACGATCCGCATTATCAGCGCGCGGCAAACATCAAGAAAAGAAAGGAAGGCATATGCCGGACAAAGAAATTAA